Sequence from the Sphingomonas suaedae genome:
ACAGGCGCTGCGCTTCTGCCCGGTCGGCATCGGTCTCGGCCTGCGGAATGCGCGTATCGCTATGCTGCGCGATGGCGGGCGCCGCAGTGACTGCGAGCAGGGCAACGGCAAACATCGTCCGGGTCATCGTCCTTCCCCCTTGAGTCCGGCGCAATGGCCGTCGCCGAAGGAGGTAACCCGAAACGACCCGGGCGAAAACTGACTTATTCCGCCGCTTCCGCCTGCGCCGGCTCCTTCCACACCAGCACCGGTTTTCTGGCCGCCTGCGTCTCGTCGAGCCGCCGCCGCGGGGCGAAGTGCGGCGCGGATTTCAGCGCCGCATCGCCCGCTTTCGCCCGCTGCGCGACCGATCGGAACGCACCGATGAACTGGTCCAGCGCCGCCTTGCTTTCGGTCTCGGTCGGCTCGACCAGCATCGCGCCATGGACGACCAGCGGGAAATAGACCGTCATCGGGTGGAAACCCTCGTCGATCAGCCCCTTGGCGATATCGAGCGTCGAGAAGCCCTCAGCCAGCCCACGGTCGCTGAAGATCGCCTCGTGCATACACGGTCCGCTGTTGGCGAAGGGAGCGTCGAGCACATCCTCCATGCTGCGCAGGACGTAATTGGCGTTCAGCACCGCGTCCTCGGCCACCTGCTTCAACCCATCCGCGCCGTGCGAGAGGATGTAGGTGAGCGCGCGCGTGAACATGCCCATCTGGCCGTGGAACGAGACCATGCGGCCAAAGCTGGACCCGTGATGCTCGCCCGCCGTCTCTTCCTCGACCAGCACGAAGCGGCCGTCCTGCTGCTCGACGAACGGCAGCGGTGCGAAGGGTGCCAGCGCCTCCGACAGCACCACTGGCCCCGAACCCGGACCACCGCCGCCATGCGGGGTGGAGAAGGTCTTGTGCAGGTTGATGTGCATCGCGTCGACGCCCAGGTCGCCGGGGCGCACCTTGCCGACGATCGCGTTGAAGTTCGCGCCGTCGCAATAGACATAGCCGCCAGCCGCGTGAACTGCGTCGCTGATCGTCTTGAGATCGCGCTCGAACAGGCCGCAGGTATTGGGGTTAGTGATCATCACCCCCGCCACGTCCGGCCCCAGCCGCGCGGTCAGAGCCGCGACATCGACGCGCCCGTCCGGGGTCGCCGGGATATCCTCGACGGTGAAGCCCGCGAACGCCGCCGTGGCCGGGTTGGTGCCGTGCGCGCTTTCGGGGACCAGCACCACGCGGCGATCCTCGCCCCGCGCTTCCAGCGCCGCCTTGATCGCCAGGATACCGCACAGCTCGCCATGCGCGCCCGCCTTGGGCGACATTGCCACGGCCTTCATGCCGGTCAGCGTGACCAGCCAGTGCGCCAGCTGATCGATCACCTCCAACGCGCCCTGCACTGTGTCGATCGGCTGGAGCGGGTGAATATCGGCAAAGCCCGGAAGCCGCGCCATCCGCTCGTTGAGGCGCGGATTATGCTTCATCGTGCAGCTGCCCAGCGGGAAGAAGCCGAGGTCGATGCCGTAATTCTGGCGCGACAGGCGGGTGTAATGGCGCACCGCCTCCGGCTCGCTCAGGCCCGGCAGCCCGATATCGCGATGCCGCTCCAGCCCGCCCAGCCGCGAGGTTGCCTGGGGCGCCTCGGCGAAATCGACGCCGGTCGTGTCGAGCGAACCGATCTCGAAGATCAACGCCTCTTCGAGCATCAGCGCACGGTTGCCGGTAAAGGTGGCTACAGCCTCACCCTCGACCGCGTTCATCTGCGGCCGCCAGCCGCTCTGGTTGATCGTGCTCATGCCAGCACCTCCTGGAGCGCGGCGGCAAGGGTTTCGACATCCTCCGCCGTGGTGGTTTCGGTGACCGCGACGACCAGGCCGTTTTCCAACGCCTCCTCGCCCGGATAGAGACGGCCCAGCGACACGCCGGCCAGAATGCCCTTGTCGGCGAGTGCGCGCACGACCGGGCGTGCTTCCTTGGGCAGCTTCAGCGTGAATTCGTTGAAGAAGGTCGGCGTCACCAGCTCGACCCCCGGCACCTGCGCCAGCCGATCCGCCGCAGCGCTCGCGCCGGCATGGTTGAGCGCCGCCAGCTGCCGCAGCCCCTTCTCACCCAGCAACGTCATGTGCACCGACCACGCCAGCGCGCACAGCACCGAGCTGGTGCAGATGTTCGACGTCGCCTTCTCGCGCCGGATATGCTGCTCGCGGGTCGACAGCGTCAGCACGAAGCCGCGCTTGCCCTCGGCATCCACCGTCTCGCCGGTCAGGCGGCCCGGCATCTGGCGGACATATTTCTCCTTGCACCCGAACAGGCCGACATAGGGGCCACCGAACTGCAGCCCGACGCCGATCGACTGGCCTTCGCCCACGACGATGTCCGCACCCATCTCGCCCGGCGACTTGATCGCGCCCAGCGCAACCGGCTCGGTCACCACCGCGACGAGCAGCGCCTTCTTCGCCTGGCATGCGGCAGCAAGGTCGGACAGGTCGGCAATGCGGCCGAGAATGTCGGGATATTGCACCACGACGCACGAGGTATCGTCGTCGATCAGGTCGATCAGCTTCGCCGTATCCGGCTCGGCGGTCAGCTCCGGCACCGCGGTCACCAGCGTGTCGCCGGTGTATTTGGCCATGGTGTTGGCGACCGAGACATAATGGGGGTGCAGCCCGCCCGACAGGATCGCCTTGGCGCGCCTGGTGATGCGCCGCGCCATGCCGATCGCCTCCCAGCACGCGGTCGAGCCATCGTACATCGAGGCGTTGGCGACATCGGTGCCCAGCAGGCGCGCGACCTGCGTCTGGAACTCGAACATCACCTGCAGCGTACCCTGCGCGATTTCCGGCTGGTAGGGCGTATAGGCGGTCAGGAACTCGCCGCGCTGGATAATATGATCGACGCTGGCCGGCACGTGATGCTTGTAGGCGCCACAGCCGAGGAAGAAGGGCGCGCTTCCCGCCGAGAGGTTTTTCGCCGCCAGTTTCGACATGTGCCGCTCAACCGCCAGTTCGCTGGCATGCATCGGCAGCCCAGCGACCGGCCCGGACAGCCGCGCGCTTTCGGGAACATCGGCGAACAGATCGTCGATCGTCGCGGCATTGACCGCGGCAAGCATCGCCTGCCGGTCGGACTGGGTAAGAGGAAGGTAGCGCATTGAATTCTCCAAAGCCCCTCCCCTTCAGGGGAGGGGTTGGGGGTGGGGCGTCTCAGTCTCACCGAGACCGTCGGTTGCGAGGACAGGCCCCACCCCAACCCCTCCCCTGAAGGGGAGGGGCTAATGAGGTCACAGCTTGCTCACGAATTCCGCGTACGCGCTCTCGTTCATCAGCGAGTCGAGCTCGCTGGTGTCGCTCAGCGTCATCTTGAAGAACCAGCCATCACCCTCCGGGTCGCTGTTGACCAGCGCCGGCTCACCTTCCAGCGCCGCATTGCCCTCGACCACCGTACCGCTGACGGGGGCGTAGACGTCGCTGGCCGCCTTGACGCTCTCGACCACCGCGGCGTCATCGCCCTTGGCGACTTCCTTGCCGTCCTCGGGCACCTCGACGAATACGATGTCGCCCAGCTGGCTCTGCGCATAGTCGGTGATGCCGACGGTCGCGATCTCGCCGTCGAGTTCGATCCATTCATGATCTTCGGTGAAGTAACGGCTCATTTCGATGCTCCCTGACGAACATAATTGTGTGGAACGAAGGGCATGGCGACGACTTCGCCATGATGGATCTTGCCGCGCTGGCTCAGCGTCACGCGCGTGCCGATTTGCGCCATTGCGGTCGGCACATAGGCCATCGCGATCGGCTTCTGCACGGTCGGGGCAAAGCCGCCGCTGGTGACGCGGCCAACCTCGTTGCCCTGATCATCCAGCACCAACGCGCCCTCGCGCACCGGCTGACGCCCTTCGACGATCAGGCCGACCCGGCGCTGGATCGGACCGTTCTCGCGCTCATGCAGGATGCGCTCGGCACCGGGGAAGTTCGCCTCCGCACGCCGCCGCTTGCTTGCGACCGCAAAGTTCAGCGTCGCCATGATCGGCGTCGTCTCGGGATCGAGGTCATGGCCATAGAGCGGCAAATCCGCCTCAAGCCGCAGCGAATCGCGCGCGCCAAGACCGATCGGCTTCACCTCGGGCTCGCCGCACAGCAGGTCGGCGACCTTGGCGGCCTGATCCGCGGGGATCGAGATTTCGAACCCGTCCTCACCAGTATAGCCCGATCGGCTGATATAGACCGGAACCCCGCCAATCTCGAACTTGCCGCCCTTCATGAACACCAGCGCATCGAGCGGATACTCGCCCGTCACATGGCGGTTCAGCGCATCGAACGCCTTCGGACCCTGGAGCGCCAGCAGCGCATGTTCGTCCATGTGATTGATTTCGATGGCGTCGGGCAGATGCTCGCGCAGATGGGCGATATCGTCCCATTTGCACGCGCCGTTGACGACCATGTAGATGCCACCCGGCCAACGGCTGAACATCAGGTCGTCGAGAATGCCGCCATTCTCGGCCAGCAACAGCGAATATTTCTGCTGCCCCACCGCGACGCCCGCGACATCGGCGGGGATCAGCTTCTCCAGCTCGGCATCGAGATTTTCGCCGGACAGCAACAGCTGCCCCATATGCGACACGTCGAACAGCCCGGCCGATTCGCGCACCCACTGATGCTCGGCCATGATCCCTTCATACTGAACCGGCATCTCATAGCCCGCGAACGGCACCATCCGCCCGCCGCGCGCACGATGCCACGCGTCCAGCGGAAGCAGCATCAGTTCTTCGACAAAATCGGGCTTGCCCGTGGTCGTATCAGAGGTGTCGGTCACGGCACGCGCTCCAGAATTGACGACGGAACGCCGCACCGCGCGGCCATTCATCCGTCGCCCCCTCTGTCACGGGAACCTGAGAGCTTTGATCCCGGCGCTGGTCCGGAACTTACCCCTTCGGTGGCTCACCCCTGACGGGGCAAGCGCTTTCCAGAGTGTCGTGGCCCGCGCGGTCCCTGATGCCTGAGAGATTCCGGGGCGGTTGCTCCTTCGGCGTTCCGGATCCGGGGACCCGCAAACTCTCCCGCGCGTGCCTTCACCGGTTGCCCGATGCCGACCCGCTTGGAATGCTGCGCCGCACCGTGCGAGTCAATCGGGTTTCAGCGAGTCGCATTATATTTGAGTTGGGCGTCGGTCAGCTGGAAGCCGACCAGTGCCTCGAATGTCGCGCGCAGCACCGCCTGGCGGATTTCCGGCCGCGCCAGCGGGTCCATCGCCGCAGTTTCGTCGCCGGCTTTGCGCTTGGCCAGAATCTGGCGGCGGATATCCTCGGGCAATGTTGCCGCTGCGCGTGAGACATAGCTGGTCGCCGTGCCGCGCGTCTGCGCGCGCAACTGGCCCGGTTCGAACCGCAACGTCACCTGCGCGACGCGCTTGGACACGACGGAGGTGCCGCCCTGAACCACGGTCACGAAATAGGGCAGGGTCACTTCACGTGCGCCCTCGCTCGAACGGCGGCCTCCCAGCACTTCGAAGGCGATGTCGGTGCGGATCATCTCACCCGAATCGTCACAGGTAGAGGTGACGTTGGTCAGTGTCGCAGTAATGTCGATCGCGCTCGCCGCAGCGCTGGTCGCCGGGTCGAACAGGGTGATGTCGCCGGTCCCCGCAGGAACGCCGACGCGCGGACATGCCGAACGGACGGCGGTGATGCCGCCCTCGGCAATGTCGCCCGAACGGGAACAGCCCCCCAGCGCCACAAGACCCATCGCGGCCAGACCGATATTGCGGATACTCAAGAGGCGCACCTTTCGCGAACAAGACAGCCGGTAACCGCCAGTAACTGGCGGTCCCTGACCGGCGGCGCGCACCATAGGCACCGCTTCACCATCCCGCAACGGGGCATACCGCGCCTTTCACACCGCGACATGATCGCGTAAGGCGCCGACGATGACCGATAGCCAGAAGCCCTGCATCGAACTGTTGATCGCCGCCCCGCGCGGTTTTTGCGCCGGTGTCGACCGCGCCATCCAGATCGTGGAGCGCGCGATCGAGCTGCACGGCGCCCCGGTCTATGTTCGGCACGAGATCGTCCACAATAAATATGTCGTCGATACGCTGAAGGCGAAGGGGGCAGTTTTCGTCGATGAACTCGACCAGGTGCCCGATGGCGTTCATGTCGTCTTCTCGGCGCACGGCGTCCCCAAATCGGTGCCCGCCGCTGCGCAGGATCGCGGGCTGTCCTATTTCGACGCCACCTGCCCCTTGGTCTCCAAGGTACATCGTCAAGCTGAACGGCTGGTTGCCGCCGGCCGGCAGATTCTGTTCATCGGCCATGCCGGTCATCCCGAGGTGATCGGCACATTTGGGCAGGTGCCGACCGGCGCGATGACGCTGATCGAGACCGAAGAGGACGCGCGCGCCGTCACACCAGCCGATCCCGGCAATCTCGCATTCCTGACGCAAACCACCTTGTCGGTCGATGATACCGCCGCGATCCTCGCGATCCTTCAGGAGCGGTTCCCCGACATCGTCGCACCCAAGGCGGACGATATCTGCTACGCCACCTCGAACCGTCAGGCGGCGGTTCGTGCGATCGCCACCTCCTGCGATCTCGTCCTGGTGATTGGCGCGCCCAATTCCTCCAACTCGCTCCGCCTCGCTGAAGTCGCCGAGCGCGAGGGCACGAGCGCGAAGCTGATCCAGCGCGCCGACGACCTCGATTTCGAGTGGCTATGGGGCGTGGGTACGCTGGGCATCACCGCCGGGGCGTCGGCTCCCGAAGTGCTGGTACGCGAGGTGATCGACCGAATCGCGACGCGCTATGACATCAACGAACGCATGGTCGAAACCGCGCAGGAAAGCATCGTCTTCAAGCTCCCCCGGGGCCTCGAAGCGGCGTGAGGCGGAGCGTCGGACCTATCCGTCACCCCAGCGGAAGCTGGGGTCTCTCACCGCAATCTGCGCGCTTGCCGCGCGAGATTCCGGCTTTCGCCTGGATGACGGCTTTTCGCTGATGGCAGTCTATACCCAGGTCCCGGCCGAGGCGCTTTCCGCTTTTCTCGCCCGCTACGATGTCGGCGAGCTAGTCTCCGCAAAGGGGATCGCCGAGGGGGTCGAGAACAGCAACTATCTTGTGGATACGACGCGGGGCCGCTTCATTCTGACGCTCTACGAAAAGCGCGTCGACGCGGGCGACCTTCCCTATTTCATGGGCCTGCTCGACCATCTCGACGCCAAGGGCCTGTCGGTGCCCCCGGCGATCAAGGACCGCGAGGGCATTGCGATCCAGACGCTGGAAGGCCGCCCTGCCTGCCTCATCAAATTCCTGTCGGGCGTCTCGCTGTCCCACCCCACCCCGGCTCAGGCGGAGGCGGCGGCGCGCGCGATGGCGGACATGCATATCGCGCTCGCCGATTTCCCGCACGACCGCCCCAATTCGATGGGCGTCGATAGCTGGCGCCCGCTGTTTCAGCGCTGCGGCCACAGCCTCGATCAGATCGCACCGGGGCTTTACGACGATCTGGGCGCCGCGCTCGATCGCATCCTTACGGCATGGCCGCGCACCGGCTTCGATCGCTGCGCAATCCATGCCGATCTTTTCCCCGACAACGTCCTGATGCTCGGCGATCGGGTCACCGGCCTGATCGACTTTTATTTCGCCAGCACCGATATTCGCATCTACGACCTCGCCGTGATGCACAGCGCGTGGAGCTTCGACGCCTGCGGCGCGACCTATCATGCCGAGGTCGGCGATGCGCTGCTACGCGGCTACCAGTCGCGCTTCCCGCTCGCGCCACACGAAACCGCCGCCTTCCCTCTGCTCGCCAGCGGCGCGTGCATCCGCTTCGCCCTCTCGCGCGCCTTCGACTGGCTCAATACGCCCGCCGATGCGCTCGTCACCCGCAAGGATCCGCTCGCCTATGTCCGTCGCCTGCACCATTACGAACGCATGAGCCGCATCGCATGACCGAACTCCCGCTTGTCGAAATCGCCACCGACGGCGCATGCAAGGGCAATCCCGGCCGTGGCGGTTGGGGCGCGCTGCTGCGCATGGGCAGCGTGGAAAAGGAACTCTCGGGCGGCGAGGCGCATACCACCAACAATCGTATGGAGTTGATGGCCGCGATCCAGGGGCTCAAGGCGCTCAACAAGCCGTGCCGGGTCAAGCTGTCGACCGATAGCCGCTATGTGATGGATGGCCTGACCAAGTGGGTCAAGGGCTGGCAACGCAATGGCTGGCGCACCGCGGACAAGAAGCCGGTCAAGAACAGCGACCTGTGGATCGAACTGCTCGACGCTGCCAAACCCCACCGCATCGAATGGCTATGGGTCAAGGGCCATGCCGGCCATCCCGACAATGAACGCGCCGACCAACTCGCGAGTGACGCGGCGATGCGGGCCTAGCCGCCGTCAGCCTGCCTCGGCCGCGATCCGCTGGCGCTCGGTCTGACGTGCGATATGCGCGAGCGAAAACCAGAAGATCGCGAACAGCACAACGCTGGACCCGCTCGACCAGGCGAGCTTCTCCCAGCTCGGGTTCTTCAGATTGAAATAGCCCAGCTGAAAGATGTTGAGCGCGACGATCCCGCGCAGCATCCATTCGACGTTCAACTTGTGCAGGATGTAGCTGCCGAACGGCGCCATGAACAACACCACCGGATAGGCGCACAGCCAGGTGCGGACCTGATAATCGGTGATGTCACCGTCCCAGAAGAAGCGATAGCCGTAACCAAGGATGCTGATCGCCGCCATCACCATGATGCTCATATGCGTCGCCACTTTCTCGTCCATGCGAAAGCGCGTCACGAGCATCGTGTAGAGGACGATATCGGCTCCGGTCCCGAACAGGCTGGCGCACATCCCGCCAGCGACCAGGACGCCGACAAGCATGGCATGGTCGAGCGGCCCCTTGGCCTTGAGCACCAGCCGCTCGCCGCGATGCTTGCTCGACACATAAGCGAGCGCGAAGGTCAGGATCAGGCTGAGGAACAGCGCCTGGATGATGAACACCGGGATCGCCTGCAGCAGCAACATACCAAGCACGAAGCCGAGAAAGCTGACCGGCACGAACCAGAGCAGCGGCGCATAGGCCGCCACGTTGCGGCCCTTGCGCGACAGGATCCAGATGCTCGCGCTGGTCATCCCGACCGACTGGATCATCAGGCTGAAGTCGCGCGCCATCTCGCGCTTGATGTCGAAGAAGACGCTGAGGACCGGAAACGCCACCGCGCCGCCGCCCTCCGGCGTCAACCCGGCGACGAACGCGCCCATCACCATGATCGCGGGATAGTGCCAATGGTCGAGCAGGAACGGAATCGAGTTGAGCGCGGCGAACAGGGCCACCCACAGCAGCATCATGCCGCCATACCAGCCGCGGAATATCCGGCTTTCGAAGAACATTCCCCGCCCCATCTGACGCGCGGCCCCTGCGTCGCGCTGCAGACCTGTCATAGCCCTATCGGGGCGCGGTTGTCCTCAGCCCTCTTCGACCGGTGCCCCCGGGCCGTTCTTCAGGATCGATTCGATCGCGTTCTTCGCCGATGCCTTGCTGGTATAGCCCTCGGTCCAAAAGATGATCTCGTTATTATATTTGAACTTGGCGACATATTCTCCCGCCTTGTTCTGCTCGATCACGAATTTGTGGGCCATCGAACGCTCCTTCGTTGCGAGACCCCAACGATAGCAGTTCGCCCGCCGGGGTCCAGCGCTTCAGCCGCGAAACCGGCGGATCGAATAGCGTTCGGGATCGAGGTGCGCGGCGATCGGATCGGCGGTGGCCTGGAGCAGCATCGCCGCCGCCAGCTTTGACGCGGCCGGCGCGGTCTGGATGCCGAAACCGCCCTGCCCCGCGCACCAGAACAACCCCGGCACTGCCGGATCGAAGCCGTAGACCGGCTTGCGGTCGGGCGCGAAGGTGCGCAGCCCTGCCCAGCGACGCTCGACCGCTTCGACCCGCCAATCGACCGCGCCGGCCAGCTTGTCGATCGCTATCGCCACATCGATCTCCTCAGGCGCGGCGTCGCATGGCGCAGTCGGAATCTCGTCATGCGGCGACAGCCAGATTCGTCCGCCCGTTTCGGGCTTGAAGTAGAAGCGCTCATGCGCGTCGCGGACCAGCGGCAGGGTCATCGGCGCGGGCGGACCGACGCGCAATTGCACCATCGTCCGGCGCAGCGGCGCGATCCCGGTCGGCGGCGCGCCCGCCATCTGTCCGACCGGTTCGGCCCAGGCACCCGCCGCGTTGACCAGCAAATCGGCGCTGAAGGTCCCCGCGCGCGTCTCGATCTTCCAGCCGCCTTGGCGCGAAAGGCCGGTTACGCCGGCATCGCAGACCAACTCAGCCCCCGCCCGCCGTGCCGCCCCAAGGTAGGCGCCATGGAGCCGCGCGACGTCGATATCGCTGCAACTTTCGTCATACAGCGCATCGGTCCATTCGGACCGGATGCCGGGGCAATAGGCGGTCGGATCGACATCATCCAGTACAACGCCTGCCGCAGCGAATTTCTCGACGAACCCGTCGAGGACGTGCCGGTCTTCCCGCGTTGCGATGAACAACTCCCCGCGCGGCGACAGGAAGCTCTCGCCGCCCATTTCCGCAGGAGGGTTGCGGAGAAAATCGCCCGATGCCGTCACCAGCGGCTGGATGTTCGGCCCCCCATAGGTTTCGGACCAGAAGGCGGCGGAGCGTCCGGTGGCGTGGTAACCGGGCTGCGCCTCGCCCTCCAGAATCAAGACGCGGGCGTGCGGTGCAATCTCGGCGGCCAGGCTGGCGCCCGCAATTCCCGCCCCGACAAAGGCGACGTCATATCG
This genomic interval carries:
- the gcvPB gene encoding aminomethyl-transferring glycine dehydrogenase subunit GcvPB encodes the protein MSTINQSGWRPQMNAVEGEAVATFTGNRALMLEEALIFEIGSLDTTGVDFAEAPQATSRLGGLERHRDIGLPGLSEPEAVRHYTRLSRQNYGIDLGFFPLGSCTMKHNPRLNERMARLPGFADIHPLQPIDTVQGALEVIDQLAHWLVTLTGMKAVAMSPKAGAHGELCGILAIKAALEARGEDRRVVLVPESAHGTNPATAAFAGFTVEDIPATPDGRVDVAALTARLGPDVAGVMITNPNTCGLFERDLKTISDAVHAAGGYVYCDGANFNAIVGKVRPGDLGVDAMHINLHKTFSTPHGGGGPGSGPVVLSEALAPFAPLPFVEQQDGRFVLVEEETAGEHHGSSFGRMVSFHGQMGMFTRALTYILSHGADGLKQVAEDAVLNANYVLRSMEDVLDAPFANSGPCMHEAIFSDRGLAEGFSTLDIAKGLIDEGFHPMTVYFPLVVHGAMLVEPTETESKAALDQFIGAFRSVAQRAKAGDAALKSAPHFAPRRRLDETQAARKPVLVWKEPAQAEAAE
- the gcvPA gene encoding aminomethyl-transferring glycine dehydrogenase subunit GcvPA; protein product: MRYLPLTQSDRQAMLAAVNAATIDDLFADVPESARLSGPVAGLPMHASELAVERHMSKLAAKNLSAGSAPFFLGCGAYKHHVPASVDHIIQRGEFLTAYTPYQPEIAQGTLQVMFEFQTQVARLLGTDVANASMYDGSTACWEAIGMARRITRRAKAILSGGLHPHYVSVANTMAKYTGDTLVTAVPELTAEPDTAKLIDLIDDDTSCVVVQYPDILGRIADLSDLAAACQAKKALLVAVVTEPVALGAIKSPGEMGADIVVGEGQSIGVGLQFGGPYVGLFGCKEKYVRQMPGRLTGETVDAEGKRGFVLTLSTREQHIRREKATSNICTSSVLCALAWSVHMTLLGEKGLRQLAALNHAGASAAADRLAQVPGVELVTPTFFNEFTLKLPKEARPVVRALADKGILAGVSLGRLYPGEEALENGLVVAVTETTTAEDVETLAAALQEVLA
- the gcvH gene encoding glycine cleavage system protein GcvH, coding for MSRYFTEDHEWIELDGEIATVGITDYAQSQLGDIVFVEVPEDGKEVAKGDDAAVVESVKAASDVYAPVSGTVVEGNAALEGEPALVNSDPEGDGWFFKMTLSDTSELDSLMNESAYAEFVSKL
- the gcvT gene encoding glycine cleavage system aminomethyltransferase GcvT, with the translated sequence MTDTSDTTTGKPDFVEELMLLPLDAWHRARGGRMVPFAGYEMPVQYEGIMAEHQWVRESAGLFDVSHMGQLLLSGENLDAELEKLIPADVAGVAVGQQKYSLLLAENGGILDDLMFSRWPGGIYMVVNGACKWDDIAHLREHLPDAIEINHMDEHALLALQGPKAFDALNRHVTGEYPLDALVFMKGGKFEIGGVPVYISRSGYTGEDGFEISIPADQAAKVADLLCGEPEVKPIGLGARDSLRLEADLPLYGHDLDPETTPIMATLNFAVASKRRRAEANFPGAERILHERENGPIQRRVGLIVEGRQPVREGALVLDDQGNEVGRVTSGGFAPTVQKPIAMAYVPTAMAQIGTRVTLSQRGKIHHGEVVAMPFVPHNYVRQGASK
- the ispH gene encoding 4-hydroxy-3-methylbut-2-enyl diphosphate reductase — protein: MTDSQKPCIELLIAAPRGFCAGVDRAIQIVERAIELHGAPVYVRHEIVHNKYVVDTLKAKGAVFVDELDQVPDGVHVVFSAHGVPKSVPAAAQDRGLSYFDATCPLVSKVHRQAERLVAAGRQILFIGHAGHPEVIGTFGQVPTGAMTLIETEEDARAVTPADPGNLAFLTQTTLSVDDTAAILAILQERFPDIVAPKADDICYATSNRQAAVRAIATSCDLVLVIGAPNSSNSLRLAEVAEREGTSAKLIQRADDLDFEWLWGVGTLGITAGASAPEVLVREVIDRIATRYDINERMVETAQESIVFKLPRGLEAA
- the thrB gene encoding homoserine kinase, whose translation is MAVYTQVPAEALSAFLARYDVGELVSAKGIAEGVENSNYLVDTTRGRFILTLYEKRVDAGDLPYFMGLLDHLDAKGLSVPPAIKDREGIAIQTLEGRPACLIKFLSGVSLSHPTPAQAEAAARAMADMHIALADFPHDRPNSMGVDSWRPLFQRCGHSLDQIAPGLYDDLGAALDRILTAWPRTGFDRCAIHADLFPDNVLMLGDRVTGLIDFYFASTDIRIYDLAVMHSAWSFDACGATYHAEVGDALLRGYQSRFPLAPHETAAFPLLASGACIRFALSRAFDWLNTPADALVTRKDPLAYVRRLHHYERMSRIA
- the rnhA gene encoding ribonuclease HI → MTELPLVEIATDGACKGNPGRGGWGALLRMGSVEKELSGGEAHTTNNRMELMAAIQGLKALNKPCRVKLSTDSRYVMDGLTKWVKGWQRNGWRTADKKPVKNSDLWIELLDAAKPHRIEWLWVKGHAGHPDNERADQLASDAAMRA
- a CDS encoding sulfite exporter TauE/SafE family protein; the encoded protein is MFFESRIFRGWYGGMMLLWVALFAALNSIPFLLDHWHYPAIMVMGAFVAGLTPEGGGAVAFPVLSVFFDIKREMARDFSLMIQSVGMTSASIWILSRKGRNVAAYAPLLWFVPVSFLGFVLGMLLLQAIPVFIIQALFLSLILTFALAYVSSKHRGERLVLKAKGPLDHAMLVGVLVAGGMCASLFGTGADIVLYTMLVTRFRMDEKVATHMSIMVMAAISILGYGYRFFWDGDITDYQVRTWLCAYPVVLFMAPFGSYILHKLNVEWMLRGIVALNIFQLGYFNLKNPSWEKLAWSSGSSVVLFAIFWFSLAHIARQTERQRIAAEAG
- a CDS encoding YegP family protein, yielding MAHKFVIEQNKAGEYVAKFKYNNEIIFWTEGYTSKASAKNAIESILKNGPGAPVEEG
- a CDS encoding NAD(P)/FAD-dependent oxidoreductase produces the protein MSRYDVAFVGAGIAGASLAAEIAPHARVLILEGEAQPGYHATGRSAAFWSETYGGPNIQPLVTASGDFLRNPPAEMGGESFLSPRGELFIATREDRHVLDGFVEKFAAAGVVLDDVDPTAYCPGIRSEWTDALYDESCSDIDVARLHGAYLGAARRAGAELVCDAGVTGLSRQGGWKIETRAGTFSADLLVNAAGAWAEPVGQMAGAPPTGIAPLRRTMVQLRVGPPAPMTLPLVRDAHERFYFKPETGGRIWLSPHDEIPTAPCDAAPEEIDVAIAIDKLAGAVDWRVEAVERRWAGLRTFAPDRKPVYGFDPAVPGLFWCAGQGGFGIQTAPAASKLAAAMLLQATADPIAAHLDPERYSIRRFRG